One window from the genome of Schistocerca piceifrons isolate TAMUIC-IGC-003096 chromosome 1, iqSchPice1.1, whole genome shotgun sequence encodes:
- the LOC124803534 gene encoding uncharacterized protein LOC124803534 → MNKDLHFGTWNIRTLATLGALNILSEELIRYEMDLVAPQEVRHPGTGKLEMDGHILYYSGSEEWKFQKGVSFKVSKSLAAAVTDFQPIDDRTAAMRLKGRFTNITIVTLYATTEEMEDKKKESFYEILEEVINKTPGYDMKLIWEMPNGKVGREIIC, encoded by the coding sequence ATGAACAAAGACTTACACTTTGGAACATGGAACATTAGGACATTGGCAACTCTTGGAGCTCTCAATATTCTGTCAGAAGAACTCATCAGATATGAAATGGATCTAGTAGCACCACAAGAAGTTAGACATCCAGGAACAGGAAAACTGGAAATGGATGGGCACATTCTATACTACAGTGGGTCAGAAGAATGGAAGTTCCAGAAGGGAGTAAGTTTTAAGGTCAGCAAAAGTTTAGCTGCAGCAGTAACTGATTTCCAACCAATTGATGACAGAACAGCTGCCATGAGACTGAAAGGTAGATTCACAAATATAACAATAGTCACACTATATGCTACAACTGAGGAAATGGAGGACAAAAAGAAAGAGAGTTTTTATGAAATTCTCGAAGAGGTAATTAATAAGACACCAGGATATGATATGAAGCTCATATGGGAGATGCCCAATGGTAAAGTTGGAAGGGAGATCATCTGTTGA